The Aphelocoma coerulescens isolate FSJ_1873_10779 chromosome 14, UR_Acoe_1.0, whole genome shotgun sequence genome has a window encoding:
- the VASN gene encoding vasorin, translating to MPPPAPGAAREGSVRPAAASPLPWSDRPPRTAPHRPPRADTMNQLILCMLLLLAHGELAGACPAGCQCQDPKTILCAARRGQTVPRGLPPSTLSLYVFENGITALSEDSFAGLPALQLLDLSQNKITSIQRNIFQPLTELVNLDLSSNQLQEITNETFHGLRLLERLYLQRNRIQHIHAAAFDTLENLLELKLQNNQLRAVPPLDLPNLLLLDISWNKIPAIAPGAFHAVNIESLKIAGLGLTSLNEELFQVQNNLHELDVSDNLLERVPAVLRRLGSLTRLSLAGNARISQLPAEDFQSLHNLQELDISNLNINTIPRDFSGFFSRLRAMTAAGNPFNCICQMSWLVQWVNASGVVLRRPEETRCHFPPKNSGKLLHHLQYTDFGCPTTTPTPTTPRTTTLPPPTPLPSTHRPPPPPSTAAPTLRARDPQGSSTLVPFSGAPAPTSPPAPICPPRTCLNGGTCHLSAQNLLECLCPVGFAGVYCEVEARGTTPAPGTPALPPGRRVSIAQVGSTSLKVDLHNYVQSKAQLKGIRLSYRNLSGPDKRPVMLRLPASLSEYTVRALKPNCTYRVCIGALGEVPKEEHCAEAQTLPLSLQQHSPVTQSQDPNLALILVPALAAALLLVVVVTAAMYYRRHRRAKAHAGAGVDTGPLELEGVKACLENGDLSSHSCKVPEAAMLSGGSECEVPLMQSHYPSNNNTPGLKPSYF from the coding sequence agctgacaCCATGAACCAGCTGATCCTTTGCATGCTGCTTCTCTTGGCCCATGGGGAGCTGGCCGGGGCATGTCCTGCGGGCTGCCAGTGCCAAGACCCCAAGACCATCCTGTGTGCGGCCAGGCGGGGCCAGACGGTGCCCCGGGGGctgccccccagcaccctctcCCTCTACGTCTTTGAGAACGGCATCACAGCGCTCAGCGAGGACAGCTTTGCAGGGCTGCCTGCCCTCCAGCTCCTGGACCTCTCGCAAAACAAGATCACCAGCATCCAGAGAAACATCTTCCAGCCCCTGACGGAGCTCGTCAACTTGGACCTGTCCTCCAACCAGCTGCAGGAGATCACCAATGAGACCTTCCATGGGCTGCGGCTGCTGGAACGGCTCTACCTGCAGAGGAACAGGATCCAGCACATCCATGCTGCTGCCTTCGACACGCTGGAGAATCTGCTGGAGCTAAAGCTGCAGAACAaccagctcagggctgtgcccccCCTTGACCTACCCAACCTCCTGCTGCTGGACATCAGCTGGAACAAGATCCCTGCCATTGCACCAGGGGCTTTCCATGCTGTCAACATTGAGTCCCTAAAGATCGCAGGGCTGGGCCTGACGAGCTTAAACGAGGAGCTCTTCCAGGTCCAAAACAACCTCCATGAGCTGGACGTCTCTGACAacctgctggagcgtgtcccAGCGGTGCTGCGGCGGCTGGGCAGCCTCACCAGGCTCAGCCTGGCCGGCAATGCCCGCATCTCCCAGCTGCCAGCCGAGGACTTCCAGAGCCTCCACAACCTCCAGGAGCTGGACATCAGCAACCTCAACATCAACACCATCCCTCGGGATTTCTCCggcttcttctccaggctgcggGCCATGACAGCTGCCGGCAACCCCTTCAACTGCATCTGCCAGATGAGCTGGCTGGTGCAGTGGGTGAACGCCAGCGGCGTGGTCCTGCGGCGCCCTGAGGAGACACGCTGCcacttcccccccaaaaactctGGCAAGCTCCTCCACCACCTGCAATACACTGACTTCGGCTgccccaccaccacccccacGCCCACCACGCCCCGCACCACCACGCTGCCACCACCTACACCGCTGCCCAGCACCcaccgcccgccgccgccccccagCACCGCCGCACCCACCCTGAgggccagggacccccagggcagCTCCACGTTGGTGCCCTTCAGCGGCGCCCCGGCCCCCACCAGCCCCCCGGCGCCCATCTGCCCCCCCCGCACGTGTCTGAATGGCGGCACCTGCCACCTGAGTGCCCAGAACCTCCTGGAGTGCCTGTGCCCCGTGGGCTTTGCCGGTGTGTACTGTGAGGTGGAGGCGAGGGGAACGACGCCAGCCCCGGGCACACCAGCCCTGCCGCCTGGCCGGCGGGTCAGCATCGCCCAAGTGGGCAGCACCTCCCTCAAAGTGGACTTGCACAACTACGTCCAGTCCAAGGCACAGCTGAAGGGCATCCGCCTGAGCTACCGGAACCTGTCAGGGCCAGACAAGCGGCCGGTGATGCTGCGCTTGCCGGCCTCGCTCTCCGAGTACACGGTGCGGGCGCTGAAACCCAACTGCACCTACCGCGTCTGCATCGGGGCGCTGGGGGAGGTCCCCAAGGAGGAGCACTGTGCCGAGGCGCAGACCCTGCccctcagcctgcagcagcactCCCCCGTCACCCAGAGCCAGGACCCCAACCTTGCCCTGATCCTCGTCCCTGCGCTGGCCGCCgcgctgctgctggtggtggtggtcaCCGCCGCCATGTACTACCGCCGGCACCGCCGGGCCAAGGCACACGCTGGTGCTGGGGTAGACACTGGCCCGCTGGAGCTGGAAGGGGTGAAAGCCTGCCTGGAAAACGGGGAtttgagcagccacagctgcaagGTGCCGGAGGCAGCGATGCTTTCTGGCGGCTCTGAGTGCGAGGTGCCGCTCATGCAGTCACACTACCCCAGCAACAACAACACCCCGGGGCTCAAACCCTCCTACTTCTGA